ATCAAACTCGACCGGGACCAGGTCCACCGGCTACTCGACGGGGCCCTGCTGACCGATGCCGAACTGGCCGAGGGCGAGCAGGCCTGGGTCGGCTATCGCGATCCACTACCGGCCTGGAACGTCACCCACACACACTGACCGGTTGCCCCAACGCCGAAAGGCCACTTATGGCACGCAATGTGGCCATCCGCGTGTCATAAGTGGCCCCCGGACCACTACAGCTCAGTGTTCGTGGCCGACGGCCCCACTGAGCTCGTTCGGCGCCTGCTGCAGCGTCACCGATTCCGTCACCGCACCGGCTTCCACATCCACGACGTGGAGCTTCTTTGTCGCCGGATCGGTGACATACACGTCGTGACCGCGGGCGAACACACTCGGGCGGGGCTGCTGCCAGTCGTCGGGTTCGATCCACGGCTCTGTCACGGCAATCGACTTGACGGTGTCACCGGATACCGGGTCGACCACGTAGAGCTTTCCGTCGGTACCCAACACCAGCGCCTCGGCGTGCGGGCCCCGCGCCAGCGACCGGAACGAATAGCTGACCGACGGAGGAAGCGTGACCAGCCTGAGCTGATTGCTCGCCGTGTCGATGAGCGCGAACCGATTCGGCCGCTCCAGCTCGGCATCGGGATCGACCTTGAAGTCGCCGAGGGCAACCGCGGATTCGTCGTGCCCCCGGACGGTGCCCACCCGGCCGTACTCACCGGGAGCGGCGACCTTGGTGAAGACACGATCGGAGTACGTCAACACCCCGTTCTCACAACCGAATACGATCGTTTCCCCTTCGACCACCGTCTCGCCGTGGATGCCCGGGCATTCGGCGCTCCTGGCGATCTCGGCCTGGTTCGCGTCGAACGCCACCGCGCCCGAACGCTCGTCGGGATCCCCTTCGCTGCGCACCCAGCTGCCGTCCGACAGCACCACCGCCACCCCGTGGTGTGGCTTCGGTGCCGACATCGTCTTTGTCTCGGGCTTGTCACTGCCCAGGTCGTGTGGGTCGAAGACGGTGATCTCACCGGAGCCGTCGGCGAACAACGCGGTGGTCTCGCCGTGGGGAACCACATGCCCGGGCTCGGAGGCACTGAAGGTGATCTCGGTCAGCTCGCCGGTCGATGCATCCAGGAGCCGGAATCCCTCGTTGGTGGTGACCAGCACGTGCGCGTCGTCGCCGGCCGGGTTGACACGCAGGAAACCATCCAGCGGGACATCGGATTTCACCTCAAGCGTGGCGCCGTCGAGCACATACAGGCCGCCGTCGTATGTGACCACCAACGGCTCGGCGATCTTCTCGGTGGGCTGCGCCTGCTGCTGAGGGTCACTGCCACACCCGGCCAGGGATGCGGCCAGGGTCAGCGTCCCCAGGGCCACGGTGAGCGCAACGGGATTTACCATCTGGTCTCCTCAAATAAGATTGGTCGCAATGGATTCGGTATTGGCGCGCATCATTCCGAGATAGCTGTCGGCTTCGGTGCCGGGCTCGCTGAGCGATTCGCTGTAGAGCGACACGACGTGTACGTGCACCCCGGACTGCTCGGCGAGCACCCGGGCCAGGCGGTCGGGCTGCGACGAATCGGCAAAGATCGCGGGAACACCGGCCTGGCGAATGGCACCCGCCAGCGACTCCAGATCCGACGCGCTGGGTGAGGCCAGGGTGGTGCCGCTCGGGATCACCGCGCCGACCACGCTGAACCCGAAGCGGTCGGCCAGATAGCCGAGGACGTGATGGTTGGTGACGAGCTTGCGCCGCTCGGGCGGAATCACCGCGAACCGGTCGGCCATGTTCTTCGAGAGGGTGCGGAGTTCGTCGCGGTAGCGGTCCGCGTTGGCCGACACTGCGGCACTGTCGATCCCGGGAAGCTCGGTGAGACGTTCCGCAATGGCATCGACGGCCAACACCATCCGTTGCGGGTCGGTCCAGAAATGCGGATCGGGCCCGCCATGCTCGTCGGCGGAGAACTGCAGCGGGTCGACGCGCTCGCCGACCGGCAGGGTGGGAACACCGTTTTCCGCGGCGGCGTCGACATGGCGCTGCATTGCCTCTTCCAGGCCCAACCCGTTGTAGATCACGAGATCGGACTCCGTGAGCTGCGCGGCGTCCTGAGCCGAGATCGCGGCGGAGTGCGGATCGGCGTTGGGCTTCATCAGCACCTTGACATCTGCCGTGTCGCCGGCGATCTCGGATACCACGTCACCGAGAATCGTCGTGGTGACCACGATCTCCAGAGCACCGTCGCTGCTTCCCTGTCCACCACAGGCCGTGATCAGCGCCGCGACCAGGGCGGTCACCCACAGCTTGGCCCTCACCGCCCCGCCTCAACCATGAATCCTGGCGCCACCGAGGTGTTGAACGTCCGGGCCAACCGCAGACCGTCCCGGTAGTCGATCTCGTAGACAGCGCGGGCGGCGACGTCGTTGACGTAGGCACGGTCGGCGTCGACCTCGATCACCGGTGCGGGTCCGCTGACGGGCAAGGGGCCGCCGAAAAGTTGCAGCACGGCGGTCTGGGCACCGGTGCCGGTGTCGAATGCGCGCAGCCCGCCGTCGGCGGTGAGCACCAGTACCGCGTCACCCGACACCGTGTTCGCCGCGACCGCGCCCGCGACGTCCACCGATTTCCAAGCCCCGCGCCGCGCGTCCAGAACCCACACCGTGTCCTCGGTGATTCCGGCCAAAGCCGAACTCCCATAACGGTGTACAAGCGGTCCCGGGGGTCGCGTACCGGCGGCCAGCGGGAACGCCTCAGCGGTGAGCCGACCCGCCCGTTTGACGATTCGCACCGCACCATCGGAGCAGCCGACTACGACCTCCCGGCCCATCGTGGCCGCCGCTGTCGCGTCCGGGCAGCGGCCCAGATCTCTTGTTCCACCACTGATTTCGGTGACCGTACCGGCTCGGTTCACTGCGATCACCTTCTCGCCCAGCGGTGCCGCCGCCACGATGTCGCGGAGCTCGCCGAAATCGTCCACCGGGGCCACCCGATGCTCGCCCAGGGCGTCTCGGTCCAGGATCTCCACCGTGCCGTCCTCGCGCCGCAGGGTGGTGAGCTCACGTCGGCCCGTCGCGTCGGCGAACCGGCCGTCGACGCGCCCGGCGACGGCCGGTGGCTCAACGTAGTAATGCGAGTGGTCACCATGGTCGAAGGTCCAAGAGCCCGCGTCGAGCACGGTCATAGCAGCGTCGCCGCGCAGGTAGGCGAATCGCCCGTCACCACTGACTCCAGAGGTCGGGCCGAACGCACCCAACGGCGTCTCGGTCTCGTCGCCGGCGTCGAAGACCACCGCCGCCCCCGTATCCGGTTCGACCAGCACGAGGCGGGTCACCGGCTCCGCGCTCTCGTTCGCGTCGATGCCGGTGTCGTCGTGCGCCGCCGCTGCGGATGCCGAAGTTGTCGGGGCAGCAGCTTCTTCACTGGCCGAGCAGCCGACCAGCAGAACGAGCGCGGCGAGGAGAGTCAGCAGCGTCCTCATGCCGTGGCCCGCCCGAACACGCCAGAAGCCATCGCCGAGCAGAAGAACAGGCCGACCGCCACGGCGGCGATGCTCGCGCCGCCCGCGGTACCGGCGTGCCAGGACACCAGCAGGCCCACCCAGACCGACACCACGCCGATGGCCGCGGCGAGCACCATGATCCGACCGATCGAATGGGCCCACAAGGTAGCAGCGGCAGGCGGCGCGACCAGCAGACCGAGCACCAGCAGCGTGCCGACCACATGGAATGACGCGACGATCGCGACGGCGATCAGGACGGTCAGCGCGACGGCGGCCAACCGCGGATTGAGCCGTAATGTGGCCGCCTTGCGGACGTCGAACGTGGCGGCGAGGAACGCCCGCCGGCCGACGAACGCGACCACGGCGATCAGCACGAGCGCACCGACGAGCACGGCGATGTCGCGTGCCCGCACGCCGAGGACGTCGCCGAACAGGAATGCGGTCAGGTCAACGGCGTAGCTGCTGGAGTGGGACACCACGATGACGCCGATCGCGAGCATCCCGACCAGAAGTAGGCCGATGCTGGTGTCGGAGGAGAACCGTGCCGTTCGGCTGAGCGCGGCGACGCCGTAGGCCATCGCGAGCGCCGCGATCAACGCGCCGATGAGCAGATTGCCACCGAGGGCGGAGGCCGCGGCCACCCCGGGCAGCATGCCGTGCGACATCGCGTCGCCCAAGAACACCGAGCCCCGCAGCACCACCCAGGTACCGACGATCGCGCACATCAGCGCCACGACCGACCCCGCGACCGCGCCCCGCACCACGACCTCGGACCCGAACGGCGCACCCAGCCAGCTCAACACGCCTAGACTCTTATCATTAATGATAATCATTATCAACAAGGAGATGGCGGTGCACCCGATTCAGCTGGATCGAATCTCGTTCGGCTACAGCCGAAATGAGGTGTTCAACGATTTGACGATCGAGTTCGCCGGATCGGCCTGCACGGCGGTCACCGGACCCAACGGCTGCGGTAAGTCCACCCTGCTCGAGCTGGTCGCCGGGTTGCGGCAACCTCATCGCGGCACAGTGGACCTCGGTGGTGCCGATGACATCGCGCTGGCAGTCCAACGCGACCAGGTCGCGCAAACGTTTCCCATCACGGTCGCCGAAGCCGTCGCGATGGGCCGCTGGCGCCACCTCGGATTGCTGCGCCGCATGTCCCGAAGCGACCGCGACATCGTCGAGTACTGGATCGCCGAGCTGCACCTCACCGGTCTGCGCAAGCGCCGCATCGGAGATCTGTCCGGCGGCCAGCGCCAGCGCACGCTCCTCGCACAGGCGTTTGCCCAGCAGGCTCCGATCCTGTTACTCGACGAGCCGACCGCGGGCCTCGATGCGGACAGCGCCGACACCGTCTACCGGCAGCTGCGGCGAATGGCTGCCTCGGGCACCACCGTCGTCGCCGCCACCCACGATCTGCAGGCCCTTCCCCAGTTCGACCACCACGTCGACCTTGAAGTCAGCCCCGCAACGATAGGCTCGGCCTGTGCCTCGACATGCGTTCAGCCCAACCGAACGGCAAGCCGTCTACCGGGCCATAAGCGAACGTCGTGACATGCGCCGGTTCGTTCCCGGCAGTACGGTCGCACCCGAGGTCCTCGGCCGGCTGCTGCAGGCCGCCCACGCCGCTCCGAGCGTCGGACTCATGCAGCCGTGGCGGTTCATCCGCATAACCGATGCCGCGCTGCGCACCAAGATCCACGCCCTGGTCGACGAGGAGCGCCTTCACACCGCCGACGCCCTCGGTGTCCGCGGCGACGAGTTCCTGGCGCTCAAGGTGGAAGGCATTCTCGACTGCGCCGAACTGTTCGTGGTCGCCCTCGGCGAGCACCGCGAGCGGCACATCTTCGGCCGCCGGACCCTGCCTCAGATGGACCTCGCCTCGGTGTCGTGCGCGATTCAGAACATGTGGCTGGCCGCGCGCGCCGAGGGTCTCGGCATGGGCTGGGTATCGATCTTCAAACCACTGCCGCTGGCCCAGCTGATGGACATGCCCGCCGACGCCGAGCCGGTGGCGATCCTCTGCCTGGGCCCGGTCCCCGAGTTTCCGGACCGGCCGGTGCTGGAGATCGAGCACTGGACCACCGCACGCCCACTACCCGAATTCGTGTCGGAGAACGGCTGGCCGGCCGAGACATCGTCTTAGGCTGGTCGGGTGGCCGCCTCCGTCGATCTGAACGCCGATCTCGGCGAGGGCTTCGGTGCGTGGCGACTCGGCGACGACGAAGCCATGCTCGGCCTGGTCACCAGCGCCAACGTGGCCTGCGGATTCCACGCCGGCGACCCGGCACTGCTGTTGCGCACCTGCCGTGCGGCCGCGGCCCGGGGCGTGCGCGTCGGCGCCCAGGTGAGCTATCGGGACCTGGCCGGGTTCGGCCGACGCTTCATCGACGTCACGCCCGAGGACCTGACCGCCGAGGTGATCTATCAGATCGGCGCCTTGCGTGCGGTGGCCGAGGCCGTCGGCACCACGGTGAGCTACGTGAAACCCCATGGTGCGCTGTACAACACGATCGTGCACCACCCTGAACAGGCCGCCGCGGTGGCCGCCGCGGTGCACGCGGTGGATCCCGGTTTGCCGGTGCTCGGGCCGGCCGGTTCGGTCTTCTTCGAGACGGCCCGCGGCCTCGGCCTGCGTACGGTCGCCGAGGCCTTCGCCGACCGCGCCTACCAACCCGATGGCACGCTGGTGTCACGCCGCGAAGCGGGCGCCGTGCTGCACGATCCGGCGACGATCGCCGACCGCGTGGCGGGCATGGTCACGACCGGGCAGGTTACCGCGATCGACGGATCCGTCATCGCCGTGACGGTGGAATCCATTTGTGTTCACGGAGATTCGCCGGGGGCGGTGGCAATCGCGACGGCGGTACGCAACCGCTTGACGACGGACGGGGTCGAGCTGTCACCTTTCAGCTAGCCTGCATCCCGAGCCATTATTGGTAATGATTACCATTTCCATATGTCCCGGTTCTCCCGTGTCCGCGACCGGCTGAAAGTCGCCGCGATGGCCTGGTTCGTCCGACTCCTGCGGTTGATCGTCGTCATCGCCGAGTGGTGGCCTGCTCCTTCGCCACGCCGGCCGGCAAGACCGGCCGATCAGCGGGGCGGTTCGATCGGAAGTGTGGGTCCGCCGTAGGGCGTCGGGATGGTGTAGCGGCCCGGCGGCGTCGGATCGGCCGTCGTGGCCAGGTCCGCTCCCGCCGGAGGGCCCGCGGTGTCGTCTCCGGCCGGGCGCGGAGCATTGCGGGCACCACGAACGAGCAGGCTCGGATCGTCGTCGTGGCAGTACGTGTACAGGAATGGTTCGGGATAGTCGGCGGCCGACGGTGGGCGGCGGGGCGTGCCGTAATCGCAGGCGTACCGCGGGTAGATGTCGGCGGTCACCCACAGTCCGTGCTCGTGCATCGTGCTGATGAAGGCCTCCAGCGCCGAGCCGCGGTAGTCGGGGAACAGCGCATCGAGGGCCGGCACCCGGACGTACGACAGCTGCGCGACGGTGGCCAGATTTCCGAGCAACTGCACCATGGTGTCCGAGTTGTCGGTGAACAAATTGTCGATCGCGCCCAGCGTCGCCGGGGACCGACCGAGCAGCGCACGGTAACCGTCCTGCATGCCGGCCACGCCCACCAGCGTGTGACGCAGATCGGCGGCCGTGGCGGCGATTCCCTCGTTGACATCCACCGCCGAGGACATGACGATCCGGGTGTTCCTGATGATGCCGACCGTTTCGGGCAGCACGGAATCCAGCGTCGACAGCAGGAATGTCCCGCCGTCCACGATCGCGGCGAGCTTCTCCGGGCCGGCACCGGTCAGGCTCAATTCCGCCTTCACCCGCTCCAGCTTCCGCGGATCCACCTGCGCCAGAACCCCGTCGGCATTGGCCAGCAGATCGGCCATCGGGACCGGCACGGCGGTGCGGTCTCGGGCGATCACCGCGCCGTCGACCAGATACGGCCCTTCGTCGGATGCCGAGGAGAAGTCGACGTACTGTTCGCCGGCCGCCGACAGCGCCGAGACCCGGACCGAGCTCGACGCCGGAATGCGCACGTCGTCCGACACCCGCAGGACGGCCTCGACACCATCGGGCGTGAAGGCGAGCTCGTCGACCGTGCCGACCCGCACCCCGCGCATGGTCACATCCTGATTGGGTAGCAGCCCACCGGATTCCGGCAGCTGCACGGTCACCCGGAAGGTCGCCGACAGCGGCCTGAGGTGCAGCACGCCGACGGTCAGGTAATAGACCGACACGACCAATGTGAGCGCCAGGGCCCACAGGGCAGCCCAGGCGCTGTGCCTGGTGCCGCTCACGGTTGAGGTCCTCTACCGACGACGCGTTCCTGCAACCGCCAGAGCACGAATTTGATCGAACCGACGAGCTGGTGCCAATCGGCACGTTTGGGACCGTGGAAGCCGGGATCCCCCGAGAACCCGGCGTCCGGAATCGATCCGAGGACGAGCCGGTCGATGCCGGCCGCACCCGCCATGGACGTGCCCGCGGTCATCTTGATGAACGGCGCGTACAGCCGGTTCAGGGAGGCCAGGCTGGTCTGCGGGTCCACGGCAACGTCGTTGAACGCGCGCGCGATCGTGTCCGCATCAGCGATCACGCTGCGCCCGCTGGAATCCGTTCCGGCGATGGACGGGAACTTGGCGAGGTTCTGCGAGATGTCACCGAGTGTGACGGCGAGGTCGGTCACCCGGCCGGTGTTGTCGGCCAGCGTCTCGGTGGCCGGCGCGGCGGCCTGCAGGAGATCGCCGACCTCTTGATTCTTGGCTTCCAGCACCTCGGCCAGCCGCGTCGTCTCGGCCATCGCGGAATCGAGCTGTGCCGAGCGGGCATTCACCGTGCCGAGCAGTCGGTTCGACTTCGCCACCAGGTCGCCGAAGGCCCGGCCGTCGGGCCCGGCGGCCTTACCCATGCCGTTGACGATGTTGGTCAGGTTGTGGACTGCGCCGCCGTTGACGAGGACGGCCGCCGAACTCAACACCGACTCGACCGTCGCCGCCGCCGTGGTGGAGTCGAGGCCGATACTGTCGCCGTCTCGCAGCGGACGCGTCCCGGACCCGGCGGTGCGGGGCCGAACGATCGAGACGAAGACGTCCCCCAGCGGTGTGGCCGAACGGAGTTCGGCTGTGCTGCCGACCGGGAGTTGGACATCGTCACTGATCCGCAGCGTGGTCACCGCGGTGAAGTCGCGCGCCTGCATGTCCTCGACCTGACCGATGTCGGCCCCGCCGAGTTTGACCTTGGCGTGCTCGGGCAGATTGAGCGCATTGGCGAACACCACCGTCAGCCGGTACCCGCCCGACCCGAGACCCGGTGCGGGCAACGGCAGGTCCGCCAATCCGTTCGTCGCGCACCCCGCGGTCAGCAGCACCACCGACAGCAGCCCCAGGGTCCGGCGCAGATATCCCTGTGCCGCAGTCATTTCTGCCCCATCGCCGCAAGTCCGTCGAGCATGCTGGTCAGCCCGAAGTCCGGGCCGTAATCCTGCAGGGTGCCGGTACTGCAGCCGAGCTGACGCAGACCCATCATGTTGCAGACCTCCTTGGCCATCTGTCCGTCGAACACCATGCGGTCGGCCAGGAAATGCGCCCGGATCGCGCCGTTGCGCTGGTCGATCGTGTTGTAGAGGTTGTCGGCCATCAGCGGAAGCACGTCGAAGAACTCCGCGAGCTCGCGCTGGCGGTCGTGCAGGGTCTGCATGCTGGTGTCGCCATTGGCGATTCCCTGCTTGATCAGGTCCCGATTGGCTGACAGGATCTGCCCCGCCTTGTCGACCACCTCGTTGAGTTGCGTGCCGGTGGTGCCCGACCCGAAGTCCTCCGCGGCCAGGATGTGGCTGAGTTGCCGCACCGTGGAACCGAATTCGCGCAGTTTCGCGTCGTTGCCCGCCGCGGCGTCCAGCAATGAACCGAGGTTGGCAATGATGGAGGTCACCTGTTGGCGGGTCCGGGCGCCGCCGTCGGAACTCAACCGCAAGGCGCGGGACAGTTCGTCGAGGGCACCCTTGATCCGCTCACCATTCCCGGCGACCACGCCATCGCCGGCGTTCTGCAGGTCGGCCACGGGCCCGCCCCCGGCGCCGTCGCCCCGCAGCGACGTCGCCAGCTTGTCGAGCATCCCGAGCACCCGGTCGAACTCGACCGGCGTCTTGGTGCGATGCAGGCCGATGGTGTCGCCGTTGCGCAGCGTCGGTCCCCCGCGGTACGGCGGTGACAGCTCGATCTGACGGTCGGTGAGGATCGACGTGGACAGGGTCACCGCCTCGACGTCCGCCGGTATCGCGACATTCTCGTCGACGGTGAAGTCGACCTCGGCATAGCTGCCCTTCGGGGTCACCCGGGTGACCTGACCCACCGGAATTCCCAGTACTGCCACCATGTTTCCGACATACAGGCCGGCCGCGCTGTCGAACTGCGCGGTGACCGTGATGTGGCGCTCGCGGTGGGTGACCAGATGCCGGGCCACCCCGGCGACCAGCGCCACCACGATGACCAGGACCGCGGCCAGCACCAGGCGCTTGCGCTTCCCGATCATTTGCAGTCCTTGAGATACGGGATCATCCCGAACTGTTCGGCTCGCCCACTGATGGCGCACATCCAGGAATCGATCAGGGCACCCGCCGGGGCGTTGGTCTCGATCGCGTTGCCGAACCCGGTGGCATTGGCGATCTGCCGGATCGGGACGGGCGCGATCTGCAACAGGTTCCGGAAGAGCGCGTCCTGCTCGGCGAACTTTCCGCTCAACCGCTCCATCGTGGACAGCACGTCGTCGAGTGCCGCCCGGTCGTGCACCGCGACGGTGTGCAGCGAATCGATCACGGACCGCAGGGACTGCATCAGCGCATGGAACGCGGCCGAGCGGGCCACGAACTCACCCACCAGTTCCTGTCCCTGGCGAATGAAGTTGCCGATCTCGAACTGCTGCCTCCTCAGCATGCTGGTGACGTGTTCGGTGTTCATCAGCAGACTTCCCAGTTGGTCCCTCCGCTGCGCGATCACCGACGAGAGCGCGCGCACGTTGTCCATCGCCTGGGGTACCACCGCGGGCAGTCCGTCAAGTTGCCGGCTCAGCACATCGAGGGAGGTGGCGATCCGGTTCGCGTCGACCTGCTCGAACGTTCTGGTCGAATCGGCAAGGGCGGCTTGCAGATCGTAGGGAACCTCGGTGTGGGCCAGGTCGATGGTTCGCCCGTCGGGTTGCCCGTCTCCGCCGGGGCGAAGGTCGAGATAGCGGGAGCCGAACAGCGTCGTCACCTTGATCGCGGCGCGGGTGTCGCGGCCCACCGGGACGTTGTCCCGCACGCGGATCTCGGCCTCGACGTGGTCCCCGGCCAGGCGGACGGCGGTGACCGCTCCCACCGGGATGCCCGCGACCGCCACGATGTCGTCCGCACGTAAGGCTGCTGCCTGGAGGAATTTCGCAGTGTAGCGGTGATATCCGATGCCGGCCTCTTTCAC
The genomic region above belongs to Mycolicibacterium sp. HK-90 and contains:
- the aztD gene encoding zinc metallochaperone AztD, which codes for MVNPVALTVALGTLTLAASLAGCGSDPQQQAQPTEKIAEPLVVTYDGGLYVLDGATLEVKSDVPLDGFLRVNPAGDDAHVLVTTNEGFRLLDASTGELTEITFSASEPGHVVPHGETTALFADGSGEITVFDPHDLGSDKPETKTMSAPKPHHGVAVVLSDGSWVRSEGDPDERSGAVAFDANQAEIARSAECPGIHGETVVEGETIVFGCENGVLTYSDRVFTKVAAPGEYGRVGTVRGHDESAVALGDFKVDPDAELERPNRFALIDTASNQLRLVTLPPSVSYSFRSLARGPHAEALVLGTDGKLYVVDPVSGDTVKSIAVTEPWIEPDDWQQPRPSVFARGHDVYVTDPATKKLHVVDVEAGAVTESVTLQQAPNELSGAVGHEH
- the aztC gene encoding zinc ABC transporter substrate-binding protein AztC, whose protein sequence is MRAKLWVTALVAALITACGGQGSSDGALEIVVTTTILGDVVSEIAGDTADVKVLMKPNADPHSAAISAQDAAQLTESDLVIYNGLGLEEAMQRHVDAAAENGVPTLPVGERVDPLQFSADEHGGPDPHFWTDPQRMVLAVDAIAERLTELPGIDSAAVSANADRYRDELRTLSKNMADRFAVIPPERRKLVTNHHVLGYLADRFGFSVVGAVIPSGTTLASPSASDLESLAGAIRQAGVPAIFADSSQPDRLARVLAEQSGVHVHVVSLYSESLSEPGTEADSYLGMMRANTESIATNLI
- a CDS encoding ABC transporter, translating into MRTLLTLLAALVLLVGCSASEEAAAPTTSASAAAAHDDTGIDANESAEPVTRLVLVEPDTGAAVVFDAGDETETPLGAFGPTSGVSGDGRFAYLRGDAAMTVLDAGSWTFDHGDHSHYYVEPPAVAGRVDGRFADATGRRELTTLRREDGTVEILDRDALGEHRVAPVDDFGELRDIVAAAPLGEKVIAVNRAGTVTEISGGTRDLGRCPDATAAATMGREVVVGCSDGAVRIVKRAGRLTAEAFPLAAGTRPPGPLVHRYGSSALAGITEDTVWVLDARRGAWKSVDVAGAVAANTVSGDAVLVLTADGGLRAFDTGTGAQTAVLQLFGGPLPVSGPAPVIEVDADRAYVNDVAARAVYEIDYRDGLRLARTFNTSVAPGFMVEAGR
- the aztB gene encoding zinc ABC transporter permease AztB — translated: MLSWLGAPFGSEVVVRGAVAGSVVALMCAIVGTWVVLRGSVFLGDAMSHGMLPGVAAASALGGNLLIGALIAALAMAYGVAALSRTARFSSDTSIGLLLVGMLAIGVIVVSHSSSYAVDLTAFLFGDVLGVRARDIAVLVGALVLIAVVAFVGRRAFLAATFDVRKAATLRLNPRLAAVALTVLIAVAIVASFHVVGTLLVLGLLVAPPAAATLWAHSIGRIMVLAAAIGVVSVWVGLLVSWHAGTAGGASIAAVAVGLFFCSAMASGVFGRATA
- the aztA gene encoding zinc ABC transporter ATP-binding protein AztA — protein: MHPIQLDRISFGYSRNEVFNDLTIEFAGSACTAVTGPNGCGKSTLLELVAGLRQPHRGTVDLGGADDIALAVQRDQVAQTFPITVAEAVAMGRWRHLGLLRRMSRSDRDIVEYWIAELHLTGLRKRRIGDLSGGQRQRTLLAQAFAQQAPILLLDEPTAGLDADSADTVYRQLRRMAASGTTVVAATHDLQALPQFDHHVDLEVSPATIGSACASTCVQPNRTASRLPGHKRTS
- the bluB gene encoding 5,6-dimethylbenzimidazole synthase, producing MPRHAFSPTERQAVYRAISERRDMRRFVPGSTVAPEVLGRLLQAAHAAPSVGLMQPWRFIRITDAALRTKIHALVDEERLHTADALGVRGDEFLALKVEGILDCAELFVVALGEHRERHIFGRRTLPQMDLASVSCAIQNMWLAARAEGLGMGWVSIFKPLPLAQLMDMPADAEPVAILCLGPVPEFPDRPVLEIEHWTTARPLPEFVSENGWPAETSS
- a CDS encoding LamB/YcsF family protein, whose protein sequence is MAASVDLNADLGEGFGAWRLGDDEAMLGLVTSANVACGFHAGDPALLLRTCRAAAARGVRVGAQVSYRDLAGFGRRFIDVTPEDLTAEVIYQIGALRAVAEAVGTTVSYVKPHGALYNTIVHHPEQAAAVAAAVHAVDPGLPVLGPAGSVFFETARGLGLRTVAEAFADRAYQPDGTLVSRREAGAVLHDPATIADRVAGMVTTGQVTAIDGSVIAVTVESICVHGDSPGAVAIATAVRNRLTTDGVELSPFS
- a CDS encoding MlaD family protein; amino-acid sequence: MSGTRHSAWAALWALALTLVVSVYYLTVGVLHLRPLSATFRVTVQLPESGGLLPNQDVTMRGVRVGTVDELAFTPDGVEAVLRVSDDVRIPASSSVRVSALSAAGEQYVDFSSASDEGPYLVDGAVIARDRTAVPVPMADLLANADGVLAQVDPRKLERVKAELSLTGAGPEKLAAIVDGGTFLLSTLDSVLPETVGIIRNTRIVMSSAVDVNEGIAATAADLRHTLVGVAGMQDGYRALLGRSPATLGAIDNLFTDNSDTMVQLLGNLATVAQLSYVRVPALDALFPDYRGSALEAFISTMHEHGLWVTADIYPRYACDYGTPRRPPSAADYPEPFLYTYCHDDDPSLLVRGARNAPRPAGDDTAGPPAGADLATTADPTPPGRYTIPTPYGGPTLPIEPPR
- a CDS encoding MlaD family protein; protein product: MTAAQGYLRRTLGLLSVVLLTAGCATNGLADLPLPAPGLGSGGYRLTVVFANALNLPEHAKVKLGGADIGQVEDMQARDFTAVTTLRISDDVQLPVGSTAELRSATPLGDVFVSIVRPRTAGSGTRPLRDGDSIGLDSTTAAATVESVLSSAAVLVNGGAVHNLTNIVNGMGKAAGPDGRAFGDLVAKSNRLLGTVNARSAQLDSAMAETTRLAEVLEAKNQEVGDLLQAAAPATETLADNTGRVTDLAVTLGDISQNLAKFPSIAGTDSSGRSVIADADTIARAFNDVAVDPQTSLASLNRLYAPFIKMTAGTSMAGAAGIDRLVLGSIPDAGFSGDPGFHGPKRADWHQLVGSIKFVLWRLQERVVGRGPQP
- a CDS encoding MCE family protein — translated: MIGKRKRLVLAAVLVIVVALVAGVARHLVTHRERHITVTAQFDSAAGLYVGNMVAVLGIPVGQVTRVTPKGSYAEVDFTVDENVAIPADVEAVTLSTSILTDRQIELSPPYRGGPTLRNGDTIGLHRTKTPVEFDRVLGMLDKLATSLRGDGAGGGPVADLQNAGDGVVAGNGERIKGALDELSRALRLSSDGGARTRQQVTSIIANLGSLLDAAAGNDAKLREFGSTVRQLSHILAAEDFGSGTTGTQLNEVVDKAGQILSANRDLIKQGIANGDTSMQTLHDRQRELAEFFDVLPLMADNLYNTIDQRNGAIRAHFLADRMVFDGQMAKEVCNMMGLRQLGCSTGTLQDYGPDFGLTSMLDGLAAMGQK
- a CDS encoding MlaD family protein — encoded protein: MVDQVSRKAWLGLLAVLTVGGLIAAMLLVKEAGIGYHRYTAKFLQAAALRADDIVAVAGIPVGAVTAVRLAGDHVEAEIRVRDNVPVGRDTRAAIKVTTLFGSRYLDLRPGGDGQPDGRTIDLAHTEVPYDLQAALADSTRTFEQVDANRIATSLDVLSRQLDGLPAVVPQAMDNVRALSSVIAQRRDQLGSLLMNTEHVTSMLRRQQFEIGNFIRQGQELVGEFVARSAAFHALMQSLRSVIDSLHTVAVHDRAALDDVLSTMERLSGKFAEQDALFRNLLQIAPVPIRQIANATGFGNAIETNAPAGALIDSWMCAISGRAEQFGMIPYLKDCK